Sequence from the Etheostoma spectabile isolate EspeVRDwgs_2016 unplaced genomic scaffold, UIUC_Espe_1.0 scaffold00018209, whole genome shotgun sequence genome:
TCTATATGTGAGGACTTCCTGTAGTTCTGTATGTGAGGACTTCCTGTAGTTCTATATGTGAGGACTTCCTGTAGTTCTATATGTGAGGACTTCCTGTAGTTCTATATGTGAGGACTTCCTGTAGTTCTATATGTGAGGACTTCCTGTAGTTCTGTATGTGAGGACTTCCTGTAGTTCTATATGTGAGGACTTCCTGTAGTTCTATATGTGAGGACTTCCTGTAGTTCTATCTGAGACTGACCTGGATGTCGAGACACTGCAGCACCGACACGCAGAACGTGGCCGTCTTTCCCGTTCCCGACTGAGACCTGAACACAGAGATCAGCTGTTAGAGAGCAACATGGCCGCCGGGCTACAGTCACATGACCAGCGGCGGAGGATCTTACTGGGCGATGACGTCTCGGCCTTTGATGATCTGTTTGATGGCTCGCTGCTGGATGGCTGACGGCTTCTCGAACCCTGGAACACACAGTCACGTgatcagagacacacacagtcacgtGATCATAGACACCACACAGTCACGTGAGACACACACGTCACGTgatcagagacacacacacacagtcacgtgatcagagacacacacagtcacgtgatcagagacacacacagtcacgtgatcagagacacacacacacagtcacgtgATCAGAGACACACAGTCACGTGATCAGAGACCACCCACAGTCACGTgatcagagacacacacacacagtcactgatcagagacacacacacacagtccgtgatcagagacacacacacacacacagtcacacacacagtcgcgatcagagacacacacacacacagtcacgtgATCAGAGaccacacaccacagtcacgtgatcagagacacacacacacagtcacgtgatcagagacacacacacacagtcacgtgatcagagacacacacagtcacgcGATCAGACAAGAATGGTTCTAGATGATCCAGGTCTGCGTAGAATCGGCccccgttgcatgctgggtagatctgtgtccgacttgatcccgactcgcTCTGACGTCATGACCacgggcaacggaaatctcacgagag
This genomic interval carries:
- the LOC116679554 gene encoding eukaryotic initiation factor 4A-III-A — its product is MAATAVQGRKRLLRDEDMTKVEFETSEEVDVTPTFDTMGLREDLLRGIYAYGFEKPSAIQQRAIKQIIKGRDVIAQSQSGTGKTATFCVSVLQCLDIQVSLR